The genome window AAGATGGAAGCTCATCTCGTGGTTGGAAACATCTACTGGATGGCCCCAACAACTCAGGGTCTTGTACGGACTGCGCTcgaagaggaaaagagtATTCTCGCCCCGGATCTCCGACTCCATTCGAAGCTGGGTTgccaagccaagcatcaATCACTGGGCGTCATTTCATGAGGCACAGATTACACCTTCTTAACAAGGCCCGAATTGGCGTGGTCAAAGCATCGAAAAGTCGGGCTAACAACAAACGAGAGCAATTTCACGGTCTCCCAAGAAGTCACAGCTTTCTCAGCTCTGACAACCAGCAACGCTCTTATGTTTCTTCCAATGCCTCCCCGCAATTATGTCATGTATCATGGTCCTACCGAATCCAGGACCCTCCGTAATTTGGATGCTAGTCCCTGCTCTCCGGGCATCACCTAGATGGCCGACCCTCTATTAGCTGGCTGCGACTGGTGTTGAGTATTATATAGCCTTGATCCTTCTCTGTCACAGTCAGTCATGACTCTCATCGGCAGTCTCTGGTGCCTAACGTTGTTGGCCGACACATCAGCTCTTATTTCCTTCAAGATTTTGACACCAGTTAGTTCATCTAGGCTCTTGCAGGTCGGGTTATTAAACAACACTCACGGTCATATTTATTTTTCTCTCATTTTTGGCACTTGCCTTGTCCCTTTTCTTTCGAATTCGCCTGATCTCTCAAATCACTCATCATGAGCTCGTCGCGCAAGTCGCGGATTGCTTCGAGCATGTCCAATGTCATGTTCACAAATGCGGTATACTTTCCCAACTACCGGATATACCAGGGAGATACACCAGGAATGCTCAACTACAGTTGTATCAACCACGTTTACTATGCATACGCCAGTGTTTCAGTCGACGGCGGTGTTTTCGTAAGTTATATTCACGACTTATTTCAAACGTCTCGGCAATCGGGGGTACTGACTCGGAATTTGAATCTAGCTCAGTGATGAGTGGGCGGATGCTGGTGCACCTGTTGACGGTGTACAAGGAGGGTTAGGGTCTCTCATGCACCTCAAGCAGAAGCATCCCCATCTTCGAGTTGTTCTGTCAATCGGGGGCGGCAACTCCTCGGAGATTTTCCCCCTGGTGGCATCTAGCACTCTATTGCGCGACAATTTTGCTAGATCAGCTAAGGGCCTTGTTGAAGCATCGGGTCTGGATGGAATCGACAGTAGGTAGCGCTTGAAACAGATCTCCAGCTCTGATGACGAAGCTAACAAAATGATTCAAAGTTGCATGGGAATACCCTTGCGATGTCCAACAAGGCTACGACTTTCTTGCACTTCTAGCAGCTGTCCGCATTCATCTACCAGAGGAGCATTATGTACTCACCGCTGCACTTCCTGCAGCCAAGTCTATTTTGCAGTTCCTTGATTTAATGGAGATCGCCGAATACTTGGACTTTATCAACTTGATGGCCTACGATTTCTTTGGTTCGTGGACTCCAAAGGCTGGGCATCACGCTCAACTCTATGCCATggacaaagaagaaacatCAGCTTCCTCAGGGGTTTCTTATCTCATGTCCAAGGGATTCCCCCCTAAGAAGATTCTGCTTGGTATTCCAACTTTTGGACGAAGCTTCCTTCACTGCACAGGAGCAGGACACAAATACAAGGGCGTTGGTGGTGCGGAAGATGGCACGTTTGAGTACAATCAACTCCCACGCAAGGGGTGCAAAGAGGTTGTCGACAAACGCCATGTTGCAGCACACTGCACGGGGGCAGATGGCGGATTTGTGACGTACGACAACCCGGATACTGTTAAGATCAAGGCTGGTTTCTGCAAGCAAAAGGGACTAGGGGTGAGTAGCCTAACTATGGGTGCGAGGGCCACGGTGTCGTGCATTCGTGTCTTGAACACAGAAACACCGTGTCTCCATCACTTGCTGCCGAATATCGTCACTGGATCGCTAACAATGTCTTTGCAGGGCCTCTTTTACTGGAACGGTCCTGCTGATTCCAAGGACAAGTCTAGGAGCTTGGTTGCGGCTGGCTTCCGCGCTCTTCATTCGTCCTGACAAATCTTTACCGCTCCTTTGACCATATCCTGCATTTTGCATAGATGGGAGTGATACggcgttttttttttcagtAGATGGGCATATATCGGTGTTATCTGATCATATTCGATTCAATTTTCTCTATTGGGTTCATGGAAAAGCGTTTACATTACGAAGGAATGCTAGGAAAACGGGGATTCTTCTGGAAAGAGTCAAAAATAGAGGCAAGGATATGCCATCAGGAGAATATATAGACAATAGACGGGACCGGCGTTTTTTTTGGGGCAGGGAACAAAGGCACTGGATGCCTGACTCCCCTCAAACATGAGCTAATGACTCACTGCCTAGTTCATTTGACCTCTTATCACCTTACACAGTGATATAAGATGCACGGCGGCCCTCTTTTTCTATCCATAGTCGCCCCAGGGTCGAGCTGATTCAAGGAAGCAATGGATAAAAGGCGGTAGGGCATGTGCGTATCACATCAACGGTGAAGTCAGGCTCCAAAGAGGCCGTTTTGGGCGACAAGAACGAGGCACCATGAGGCTAACAATGTACGTCAGAGTGCATTGGCATGCATCCATACAATGTAACTCTTCAGTGATCTGCAGGAAAGTCTTGAGTCAGAGGTCGTACATTCGGTGACACTTCAAACTGAGGTGGTGTTTTGAGGTTGGATTTGTCTCTTTGAAGTCAGTCACATGCCAAGTCACGATGGGCTACCCCTGCAGGGAAACCGTTGGAGCCACAACAAGTACATCACAACAATAACCAAACTTGATCTACTGGCATGATATCACTAGCTACGCGATCCATgattatatatatatagatgGCTCTATATCAAATCACGGTCCGGTTAAGGTCGGTAAGAAAGTTGCTAGTTTGCTTGTGCTTGGGTTAGACGTGCATTAGACAGTATCCACGTGGCGATAAGATAAAGAGCTCCTTCCGTCATCCCACGACTCTGCAGCCTACAGAGCTCGGCAGCTTAACACGAACAAATAACAGTGTCGAAGGACAAATCATCGCCGATTAAAGATGCCCCGGGACTGGACATCGTCTTCTCATCACTACAGAAGCTCAACAATACATACATTCTACCAAGATGTCTGGAACCGATAGGGTTCCGTCTCCCCCGGAGGCTGCGACGGCGTCTTCTGTACAAGGCCTGGATCTGGAGTTTTCTCATAATCAAACTCCAGACGAAGAGAACGAAGCTATCGAGAACCCGATGCCTCCTTTCGAACCATTATTCACTCTCCTGACCAACTCAACTACAAATACTACTGTGCACCCTCGCGTCTACTACGTCTTCTCCGATGATGACCCTTCGATCCTCGCAGCCGGTGCTCAAGACCCGTCGCACCGACCCCTTGTCGTAGATCTCGCGCCAGCTCCCGAAAGCGAGTCGAACCGATGGGCTGTATCCTGGGCCGCCAGTCTAACGCCCGATTTCGCCGTGACAAACTCTAGCGTAGCTGTCCAACAGAGCGAGGGTGAAGAGAACGGAGGTGCTGGCGCTTTAATGCTCCGTGTTGAAGGCGTCGAGCGTGAGCCTGTTGAAATGCGACCCGAGTCCCTACCTAGCTCTGGCAGTGGTGCCATAGGAGGGGAGGATGTCGATGTCTTGGCCGAAGAGTTCCGCAGACGGATGGGAGTGCTAAAGAAGgtggttgatgaggctgaaaagaGGCGTGCGGTAATAGGACAGGATGAAGATATTCAcgatgcagaagaagacgacggtGCACCTGATGAAGCGGTGGTAGACTACAATGAGGACGAGGGGAAGGGGAAGGCAAAAGCAGGGAACGATTGATAGGAACTCACTCGAGAAGTTCCGTTTGCTTTAATGAGTTTGAGATTCTGTATCGGCAAAGATGGAAATGTGCCATCAACAGTGGTGAGTTGCATACTGTTATCGTTTGCACCATGCTAACGCACCTACAGATTGTGATTCTCCAAGACTAAAACTTTTGAAACTTCGGCACCGACAATATACTTAGATGCCCTGGTAAGAATATGGGTCATCACAGTTTCAGGTGGACCAGACACCTTTGAATATGAATGAATACAGCTTGGCGTATAGGTTTTGTCTGATACGTATGGGTGTCGAGCTTGTCAGATTGTTAACTAGCGATTTGAATATTTGATCTGAGTCAAAATATCACGATGTATCGACACAAGTGAGGAAGCGAAATGTAATTAAAAGTTCATACTATAAACGCCTCGAACTAATGCAAAGAGAAAAGGAAATCAAACGCCAGAAGAGTGGCAGAGTCAAACCCGGTTGTATCaacaaagagaaaagaaagacgGGCTATCGGGCTATAGCAACAGTTATGATCCAAATCCAATGGGAATACGCAAAACACAAATACAGCTCTAACACTGCTTTTACCTCCACATGATCCCGGCCCACTTCTCTGGAGCGCGTATATATTCCTCAATGAGTACAAGTATCGCCTTGTCGTCATTCGAAGACAATCGCCTCCGAGCCATTCTCTCATCGTTCGACTCCTACCTAGTTCCGCAGTAGCTGAGGTAGATGGAACCGCCCTCCGCCAACGCTGTTGAGCAGAGAGGATGCTGTGTTGTCGGCAGCAACACGACGGGCTAAGCGAGCAGGTAGGACAGCTGTGTGCATAACGGGCAAGCTGCCAATGGCTGCCTCGATACTTCGCTTCTTGTTATTGTTGTTCTGTCccttgatgacgaagatgtaGATGAGAACAATAATGACAATAACAACAATGATAGCAACTGGACAAGTTAGTGAGATGCCTCACATCAAGTTGGGGTCGCAAATACATACCACAGATACCCAAGCAGATCCACTTCTTCTTGCGTGTCTTGCGGGCAGTGTTGACGGCCACACCAATCTCCTCGTTACCCTTGTCGAGATTCTCAACGACTTCCTCGCCCTTCTGTTCAATTTGGGTGACGGCAGCTTCTTGCTGAACGACGAGGGTGTCCATATCCTGGAACAATTGAGCCAGCTCAACCATTTGCtgctcgatcttgatgagagCCTGGTGACGGTCCTGAACAGCGCTCAGAGCAGCACGGGCACGACCCTGGCGATCGCTCTGCATCATGGCCTGGCTAAAGACCTGACCTCCAGTAGTGTCCTCGACAGCAGCCTGAATCTCTTGCTCCGAGGCATCTGGGCGCACAATGCGGTACTGGCGGGCCATCTGATCCTGTGTGCGTTTTCGGAACTGCGACTCGACCTGCTGGTATTGGGTGATGGCAGCCTTGAGACGGCGGTCAATGCGGGTGACATGAGGGTTGTTCTTTGGCGATTTCGCCTCAGGGTTAGACTTGACGGTGCGGACTCGCTCGGTGAGCTCACGGTAGAGAGACATGGTATCAGCGGAAAGTGAGTCGAGCTGGCGGCTGGCGGCACTGGAACCTGAGCTATCGGCGTCGTCGAGAGTTCGCTGTTGGATCATACGGAGCTGTTCCAAGTTCTGTTCGACAGTGTCGATTCCACGGTCGATGTCGCGGCACTCATTGAGAATGGCGTTGGGGTCGCCTTGGCCAAAGCCGCCGGCGTTGTGGGCAAGGGGAGCCATCTCGACGCTACCTATCCCTCAAGCCATGTCAGCATGTGGTGGAAGAGGACAACCCTTTGAGTCCAAAATTCTCACCTCTATAACCCTGAGCGGGTGGGCTGTTGTAGCCACCGCCATTGCCGTAGCCATTGTTACCACCATAGCCCTGGTCAGGGGAGTCGTATGGATTTTGGCCACCGTATCTGTTGTCAGAGTCAGTAAGCAAACCGAGTAAGATACATGCAATAACTCAGGCAAAACATACCCGTACTATAACAAAAGTCAGCAGATTATTCATGAAAAAGGTTAGGGCAATTGGAACAGAAAACAACAGGTCGCGATAGGCTACAAGCTCAATTGGCATAGCATGGGAAACACTTAAAATTGAAGCGGGATCGACAGGAGAGGGTTGGATAGGAGGCGCAAACTAACACTCATTGTTGTGACTGAGCTGGAGCTCTGCTGTATTGTCTATTTAGTTTTCGACAGATTTTACCTCCTTTCACCGGAGGTTAGTCGTTCTTCGAGGATTGTCTTTGATTAATTGTTTTTTTCTCGTCGCTTTTCGTATCGAGTCGAGTTGCCAAGGAAGAGGTTTAGAGTGAGTGTTTCTCGTCGCGCAGCAAAGAGAAAGGAGTAAGACTCGTGTATATATACgatcaaagagaagaatgatCGGGACTTGCGTAAACTACTGACGAGATAGAAAAAGGtaaaaaaggaaaagacgGCAAGTAAAAAGAGAGTTGAGTAAGACGAGGGAGGGTGTAGAGTTAAAGTCAGAAAAATAGGATCAAGGCCAGGTGCAAATGAGACGTGACGGGAGATGGCAAGGAAGGCCCCGGCCAGGAATGGGAGTGCGAGCCCAGCCCAAGTGCGAGACGAGATTAGTGGAGGTGTTGAGTAGCAGCggcagtggcagtggcagagTAGCACTTAGCCACTGAAATGTTAGCGGGCCTGGGGTGAGAGTGGAGGCTAAGGCACTGGCGCTTGGACGCCGCTCACTGCCTTTAGTGGGCTAGAGATTACCTTAGCTTAGCCCTGTTCCGTACAAGCACCTTGCTTACTCCGTATGTGCAAGCCCCTTTGCTCTCTTGGACGGCGATGCAGGGTCCAATAGTCGGGATAAGAGATGCAAATCTGATTCCAGTTGCGACCTCTAGTGTCGACGGCTACGTAAGAGACTCTGTTTCTCTGGTTGTTTTGGCCGAGTTCCAAGGTTCGCATCGTCATGATCAGCTTCAAAACAGCCCCTTTGATCGTACGCGATGCGATGATAAAGGTGCTCAAAACCAGAGCTGCAACAGCCAGAAACACTTTGAGAGTCTGGTCAATCATGCGACACTTATTCAATTGGATTATCATAGAATGGCACCAGATACCTGCAGCAACCTAGCTATAAATGAGCTTAACATGATTTTGGCTTAGAGGGAGAACAGAAGACAGATTCAAGCCTACACGCTACCACCAAATAAAACCATCGATCTCGCTATCTTATTTTGTCCAACACCCCTGAACAAGGGGCAATCCCGAAATAACCACTGTCCCTCGATAGCATCGTTCATTGGTGACGCATTCTCCACTGTTTCACCCTTGGGCGCCTGCTTTCCATTAATCCTGGTTTCTTCAGAGTCTGACTGAGAATTCTGTAACAAGTCTGGTGTTTTATGTCCAATCTCTCTTTGCCTCCGACTATCATCGCAATCACCGGCACTATCCGACATCATCGCCAAAAGCTTCAAACTCTGATCCATAAACAAAGTCTCTGGTGTCATCCGCTAATTGAAGCAATTGAATCCGTTCATCTGCAGGCTGACAGCCTCCGCCTGAGTGAGCCCTGCGATCCTGCGCTAGTCCTTCAGCTCTGCAAAATGGCGCCCACCATTTCGAGATTGACCTTGACCAGGGGGTCTCGAACAATGAACTTAAGCTTCGCCGCGTGGGTCTGGAGCGGCATTGCCAAGGAGGCTATTCGTTATTCGTGGTATTTTCGGATCGAGAAACTATCGCTCATCTTGTCCTATGTCTGGTATAGAGTCGAGCACGGAAACGTTTATATCAGCCTTACAGTGAGAGGCAACCCTTTTGTCAGAGAAGCCAGGATATTTATATGCACCTCGTAATTTCCCGTAGCTTATGCCCTTGGCCAGTTCCACCAACAAATGGATGCTTCGTCTTACTCTGCCGTTCAAAAGACGGGACACTTGACACCCTTCCAGCCGCAGAAACTTGTTGCGCAGCACAACCCAACAGACTTCCCAATTCCGTTTCCGACGGACCCTAGGTTTATTCCGAGAACTCTGATTTGACAAACCGTGATTTGTATTTCTCGTAATAGATGCGGAATTGACTGTCACTAACAGCTTGGTATGGTGCTATTGAGATACCTGAAGGGATTGACTCTCTTTCTTACTTCTATCATCGTCCCATACCAAACCAATACAACTCCATCATCGTTCAAGAAGTCCACGAACACTACGACTCTGACTCAATCGAATACTGTATTCCCACTATAACAGAACGCCCACATATTTGATGCCCATGCTCAGAGAATAGCATACCCAGACACGTAACTGACACTCATGTCATTCGGGTATTCGACCAAGTTACTGCGATcatatttaataatactaaatcGCCCCTTATCTTGAAACGCATCCTCTTGTCGGATGAACTCCAGAGCTGCCATCACGACGCCAATGGGATGGCGTCCACAGACAGTATTTCGTGTTTGCTTAAGACTGTCAAGGAATGCATCATGGCTGCCACTCTTGACGGCGTCCATGGCCGCTTCGTCGATGACTCTAATCGTCTCATGGATAGGTGGACCGTTGGGTTTGGGGCTTTCTTTTTGTAACTGTGTCAGATCAGAAGGGCTCTTCGTAGATGagtaaggtaggtagctgAAATTATCGCCCCAGTGACAGAAATCGgagctgatgatgaaggcgTTCTCAGGATCTCTGAGGTAGGGCAATAGGGCTCGCCCTATGACCTTCTCCTCTTGCCTGTTATTGCTTCCCACGAGCACGGGCACAATCTTGGGGAACTTATCAGGCGAGTCAAATGTTTCCTGGCAGCGGAGGTAAAGGTACGGCATATGCATCTCAAGAGAGTGTTCGTTAACCTCCCCCCTTCTGGACATAGGCTCCATTGCTACTGCATCCTCGAGCTCTGTGGCCAGTTCTGTGTCTATCTCCAGATCACCAAAGGGTGTCGCATATTTCTCAAAAGTGGTTGCTGCACATCCCTCGAGGTAGTAAGTGTGAGATGGGCCAAGGACAATGACACGTTTGGCACGGCTCAAGTCGAGAGTCTTATAAGCCCAAGCTGCACATGGCCCAGAGAATTTATATCCCGCATGGCTGCAGCACATTGTCGTCAGCTCAAGATTATACCGATGTACTTTCCAGGTAAACTCACGGGGCGACGATAACACGGGCTCCGGGAATGGGCAGTGCAACTCCATCAAAGCTCTCCGGAACTGCCGCTAGATAGTTCTGAAGCTCACGACGCAACAGCTTTTGATCCCCCTCGTACCATGAGCCGGCCTTTGATGCTGGCCGAGTGGTCGTCATGGTGGTTTCAAACGGATTCATACCGAAAATTAAATGTCACAGGGACGATCTGCTAAAGGTTTATGTAGAGTAagattgagatggatgggatCAAGGTTGGGTAGGAACGGATGTATGTCATGACCTCTCGTCTTACTTGCCCCGCCTTACACGGCGGGGTACAGCACATGTGTGTGTACCAAAGGTTAACAGGTAAGGTTAGTATGATGTAGATAGGCTGAGTTTGATGTGACATGATAACCAGATACACTTAAAATGTCACAAATGGTTGGATGGCAAGATGCGGAATTGTCAGTGGACTGTTTATTAGCGGCACGGGCCACGGCTTGCTGCCGATGAAGATACCGTTACCGGATCTACTCCGTATTATCTGTTTAACAAATATAACGTTAGATACTTGTCCTTGAACCAGACTATGGATAACAACTATTCAAATAGCAATAGCAATTCTCGATGGAGGTGAGAGATATGTCACACAAATGATGCTGTTTGCTTTCGCTGCTAATCATGGCCTGCCAACTGCATTTGTTATCCATCAACCCATGACCCAGGCATTGTGGTTTCGCCCTTGTCTACCATCTGCCAAAACTCATTTGCCATGCATTCAAATTCCGGCGCCCAACTTATTTGCCATTCCCCAGGCGTTTGGCCAAACTTGAGTTTCAAAAGTCGAATAGGTACCCAGTGGTTTTTATTCCACCTCTCTCGATCAGCACGCTCTGCTCGTCGAAATGTCATTCTGGCACTCCCTCGGGGCATAACATTTCGAATCTCGTTTCTCGACGCCTCTATTGCACTCATATCGAAAGATGAGCGGAAATATTTGTTGAGGTTtgcagcttcttgttctccaTAGAGCATCAGGTCAACTCCGCTTAGTTGTAAGAGTGAAGCCCACTTCTGGATGCATTCCTGGAAGACATTGTCCCAGTGAACGAAACTGATATCCGGTGACAAATAGCAAAGGGCTCCGCCGATCACTGAAATCAAGGGTGTACCTCTCCAACATGGAACTTGATATACGTCCCAAGGTTGGATTTTCTCAACTGTGTGCAAATCTTTCGCGGTAGCAACTGAGGCTACCCCTTGTACCATGTGACTCCAATGATCTCCGAAGGGCGATAGATACCACATAATCCAGTCTCTCTTAAACGGAAGGACTTCATCCGCGAACCGAATGCCGAATGCCACAGCTATGGAGTGCACGAGTGAAAAGCCAGTGCGGCTTGACTCACTAACGTCGAAGCTGGTAAACTTCCGGTCTTCGGCCAGAAGCACTTTGAGTGTTGTAAAATCTTGGCAATGAAAAGAACCGAGCCGAAAGGCTTCCAAGCGATGGATTAGTGGGCCATGGTAGTAGTTAGGCAAGAATCTTTGTCGAAAGATTCTAACGTACTCGTCACCATAATCGCAAGTTTTGTGATACTCGAACATACGCAGAACCATACTGGTCTCTGGCTCATCCATGTATGACTGGAATAATCCTGCAATCTTAAGCCATGTTTTCTCCGGGTGGCTTCGACTGGGAACGAGCACTGGCGGTGCCAATGGACTCCTGAGGGCTTGTCAGGACTCATCTTTCGACTATTACGTTGAGACTCACTCTCCATATGGGCCAGGTTTCTCAACCAAAGCTTCTCGAAGTCCCAAGCTAAGCAGCAACTGACAAATGTCTAGGTTTTTGCTTTTCGCAGCGTGCTATGAGCCAAATGAGTAATCAATCCCAGCGCTGTCAAAGGTTGGTGTCATACATAGAGAAGAGATTGTCCATATTCATCTTTGTCGAATGGAGATGCTTTCCGGGTTCCGAATAATTCAAGAATGCCATCCCTATCTCCTTGTTTTATCTTCTGGATAATATCAGATTTGGATGAAACGAGGTTGTACACCCGATAGTTGTATGTCCAGCCGTAGCCAGTTGGAGTCGATTGTAGTTCATATACGGACGATGAAAGCCAACTTGGCAGTTGAAGGTACGCCTGCCACGCACCAGTGGTCGTGGCATATGCCATGACGAAACGGCCAAATCTCGAAGCGGTATATTTCTTGTTGAGCTTTGCATCGTCTTTCGGCTTACGTGGTAGTTGACCTTCGTCAATCGCTGTGACATCGTAAAGAGATTTACTTTCCGTTTGGGCTTCGATTAGGGGTTTCTTTTCAGATTGAGAACTCTCACAATGGTTCTTGAGAGCTTTAGTGAGTTGATTCGCAATTAGATCGGGCGTCATTATCGTGATGGTCCTTAGCGAATATACATTAGTTCCTACTGAGCAAGTGGAAATGTGACCCAGGCCCGTCATGTCAATACTTACATACTCCAAGCCTGTAGCGCCAAGCTCAGTAATGTTACTGACTCGTTCAGTCTGGTGATGAGTCGATCTGAGCTTTCCTTTCCAATGGCTATCTTCACAGCGGCAAGCTTCCGCTTCAGCCCAGTCTTGACTTCGAGTTTCGAGGATACATAATCTGCGTTTTGTCTAAGCAACTCTAACGCCTCCATTGAAGCTCGCAAGTTATCTTGCACCAGCGAAAATGTAGGCAGCATGTTGAAAGATTGCTGGTTCGGATATTGCTGATCTAGGGCTTCAAATATAGATTTATAGCCTTGTAGACGCGTTAAAAGAAGCTGCGTTTCCTGAGGTAGATCTTGGGCTTGGTCCCACAACTTCTTCGTCTTGATGATACATTTTCCAATTTCTGTCGAGATTTGGACAAATGCAATAATGCTTGCGGCGGCCTCCATCTCCGTTGTGAATCAGAAGATGAATGCTTATGGCAGAAGCCTACAACCAAAATAAAGgataaatagtaatatacAGTTATATTGAGAATATGGAAGAACAACCAGCTTCTAAGGTGGGGATGAGTTGTTAAGAACCCAACAGACAAGAGCACTGCCTCTATCACGAATCGCAACCAACAAGATTGTTGGCTCTGTGGGACATGGGTGACCAACCAGTCTATCTGCTTGGGTCTATCCATGTCGCTATCCGGGGTTGAAAGGCGCGTATAGCAGTGACCATAGAAAGATGGGCGGCAAACCGCAGCACTTGTTGAATTATGGATGGGTGCCTTTGTAATGTTTCACATCATGATCAGGCGACGTACCATGTTAGGCCTCCCAAAATACTAACTATACCCAGTAACACTAGTATTTTGTTTCTATGTGCCCAGAGACGGACAGTCAGTCAGTTGTATTCACA of Fusarium oxysporum Fo47 chromosome I, complete sequence contains these proteins:
- a CDS encoding t-SNARE encodes the protein MAPLAHNAGGFGQGDPNAILNECRDIDRGIDTVEQNLEQLRMIQQRTLDDADSSGSSAASRQLDSLSADTMSLYRELTERVRTVKSNPEAKSPKNNPHVTRIDRRLKAAITQYQQVESQFRKRTQDQMARQYRIVRPDASEQEIQAAVEDTTGGQVFSQAMMQSDRQGRARAALSAVQDRHQALIKIEQQMVELAQLFQDMDTLVVQQEAAVTQIEQKGEEVVENLDKGNEEIGVAVNTARKTRKKKWICLGICVAIIVVIVIIVLIYIFVIKGQNNNNKKRSIEAAIGSLPVMHTAVLPARLARRVAADNTASSLLNSVGGGRFHLPQLLRN
- a CDS encoding MEMO1 family, producing the protein MTTTRPASKAGSWYEGDQKLLRRELQNYLAAVPESFDGVALPIPGARVIVAPHAGYKFSGPCAAWAYKTLDLSRAKRVIVLGPSHTYYLEGCAATTFEKYATPFGDLEIDTELATELEDAVAMEPMSRRGEVNEHSLEMHMPYLYLRCQETFDSPDKFPKIVPVLVGSNNRQEEKVIGRALLPYLRDPENAFIISSDFCHWGDNFSYLPYSSTKSPSDLTQLQKESPKPNGPPIHETIRVIDEAAMDAVKSGSHDAFLDSLKQTRNTVCGRHPIGVVMAALEFIRQEDAFQDKGRFSIIKYDRSNLVEYPNDMSVSYVSGYAIL
- a CDS encoding glycoside hydrolase superfamily; this encodes MSSSRKSRIASSMSNVMFTNAVYFPNYRIYQGDTPGMLNYSCINHVYYAYASVSVDGGVFLSDEWADAGAPVDGVQGGLGSLMHLKQKHPHLRVVLSIGGGNSSEIFPLVASSTLLRDNFARSAKGLVEASGLDGIDIAWEYPCDVQQGYDFLALLAAVRIHLPEEHYVLTAALPAAKSILQFLDLMEIAEYLDFINLMAYDFFGSWTPKAGHHAQLYAMDKEETSASSGVSYLMSKGFPPKKILLGIPTFGRSFLHCTGAGHKYKGVGGAEDGTFEYNQLPRKGCKEVVDKRHVAAHCTGADGGFVTYDNPDTVKIKAGFCKQKGLGGLFYWNGPADSKDKSRSLVAAGFRALHSS